A region from the Gallus gallus isolate bGalGal1 chromosome 25, bGalGal1.mat.broiler.GRCg7b, whole genome shotgun sequence genome encodes:
- the INTS3 gene encoding integrator complex subunit 3 isoform X2 yields the protein MEMQKGKGGAAGGGGGKLLLSTLLDAKDELEERLERCVGIVTSLTNGLSEREANDALNAHICKGTPQHEEICLGLFTLVLTEPTQAQKCYRDLALVSRDGMNIVLNKINQILMEKYLKLQDTCRTQLMWLLRELVKSGVLGADGVCMTFMKQIAGGDVTAKNIWLAENVLEILTEQREWVLKSSLLIAMAVYTYLRLIVDHHGTAPLQALRQKEVDFCISLLRERFMDCFMIGRDLVRLLQNVARIPEFEQLWKDIIHNPQVLSTQFTGVLQLLQSRTSRKFLACRLTPDMETKLLFMTSRVRFGQQKRYQDWFQRLYLSTPDSQSLRCDLIRYICGVVHPSNEVLSSDILPRWAIIGWLLTTCTSNVAASNAKLALFYDWLFFNPEKDSIMNIEPAILVMHHSMKPHPAITATLLDFMCRIIPNFYPPLEAHVRQGVFNSLTHIVEKRVLAHLAPLFDNPKLDKELRAMLREKFPEFCSSPSPPIEVKIEEPVSMEMDNHMSDKDDSCYDNAEAAFSDDEEDLNSKGKKREFRFHPIKETIVEEPVDITPFLDQLDESLKDKVLQLQKGSDTEAQCEVMQEIVDQVLEEDFDSEQLSVLASCLQELFKAHFRGEVLPEEITEESLEESVGKPLYLIFRNLCQMQEDNSGFSLLLDLLSELYQKQPKIGYHLLYYLKASKAAAGKMNLYESFAQATQLGDLHTCLMMDMKACQEDDVRLLCYLTPSIYTEFPDETLRSGELLNMIVAVIDSAQLQELVCHVMMGNLVMFRKDSVLNILIQSLDWETFEQYCTWQLFLAHSIPLEAIIPILQHLKYKEHPEALSCLLLQLRREKPSEEMVKMVLSRPCHPDDQFTTSILRHWGLKHDDLLAEHIKALLIKNNSLPRKRQSLRSSSSKLAQLTLEQILEHLDSLRLNLANTKQNFFSQTPILQALQHVQASCDEAHKMKFSDLFSLAEEYEDSSSKPPKSRRKAALASPRSRKSAAQPPNNEEESASSSASEEEDTKPKPTKRKRKGSSAVGSDSD from the exons ATGGAGAtgcagaaggggaaggggggagcggcaggaggaggaggaggcaagtTGCTGCTCTCCACCCTTCTGGATGCCAAGGATGAGTTGGAGGAG AGGCTGGAGAGGTGTGTGGGCATCGTGACTTCGCTGACCAACGGGCTGTCCGAGCGAGAGGCCAACGATGCCCTCAATGCACAC ATCTGTAAAGGAACCCCCCAACACGAGGAGATCTGCCTGGGCCTTTTCACGCTGGTGCTGACCGAACCCACTCAGGCGCAGAAG TGCTACCGGGACCTGGCCCTGGTGAGCCGAGATGGAATGAACATCGTCCTCAACAAGATCAACCAGATCCTCATGGAGAAGTACCTGAAGCTGCAGGACACGTGTCGCACCCAG CTGATGTGGCTGCTGCGGGAGTTGGTGAAGAGCGGCGTGCTCGGCGCCGACGGCGTCTGCATGACCTTCATGAAGCAGATTGCAG GGGGAGATGTGACGGCGAAGAACATCTGGCTGGCAGAGAACGTCCTGGAGATCCTGACAGAGCAGAG GGAATGGGTACTGAAGAGCAGCCTCCTGATAGCCATGGCTGTGTACACCTACCTGCGGCTCATCGTGGACCACCACGGCACCGCTCCGCTCCAGGCGCTGCGCCAGAAGGAGGTGGATTTCTGCATCTCCCTCCTCCGGGAACgg ttCATGGACTGCTTCATGATCGGCCGCGACCTCGTGCGGCTCCTGCAGAACGTGGCGAGGATCCCTGAGTTTGAGCAGCTCTGGAAGGACATCATCCACAACCCGCAGGTGCTCAGCACGCAGTTCACAG GtgttctgcagctcctccaaTCCAGGACCTCGCGCAAGTTCCTGGCGTGCCGCCTCACCCCCGACATGGAGACCAAACTGCTCTTCATGACCTCCCGg GTGCGGTTCGGGCAGCAGAAGCGGTACCAGGACTGGTTCCAGAGGCTGTACCTGTCCACCCCCGACAGCCAATCCCTGCGCTGCGACCTCATCCGTTACATCTGCGGCGTGGTGCACCCGTCCAACGAGGTGCTCAGCTCCGACATCCTGCCCCGCTGGGCCATCATCGGGTGGCTGCTCACCACCTGCACG tcCAACGTTGCTGCTTCAAATGCCAAACTGGCTCTGTTCTACGATTGGCTCTTCTTCAACCCCGAGAAGGACAGCATCATGAATATAG AGCCTGCCATCCTTGTGATGCATCACTCCATGAAGCCTCACCCCGCCATCACCGCCACGCTGCTGGATTTCATGTGCCGG ATCATTCCCAACTTCTACCCCCCTCTGGAAGCCCACGTTCGGCAGGGGGTCTTCAACTCCCTCACCCACATCGTGGAGAAGCGCGTCCTCGC CCACCTGGCCCCTCTCTTTGACAACCCCAAGCTGGACAAGGAGCTCCGAGCCATGCTGAGGGAGAAGTTCCCGGAGTTCTGCAGCTCCCCCTCGCCCCCCATTGAAG TCAAAATCGAGGAGCCCGTTTCCATGGAGATGGACAATCACATGTCAGACAAAGATGACAGTTGCTATGACAACGCCGAGGCCGCGTTCAGTGATGATGAAGAGGACCTGAACAGCAAAG GGAAGAAGAGGGAGTTCAGGTTTCATCCCATCAAAGAGACCATCGTGGAGGAACCCGTGGACATCACGCCGTTCCTGGACCAGTTGGATGAGTCTCTGAAGGATAaagttctgcagctgcagaaggggAG CGATACGGAAGCTCAGTGTGAGGTCATGCAGGAAATCGTGGATCAAGTCCTGGAG GAGGACTTTGACTCCGAGCAGCTGTCGGTGCTCGCCTCCTGCCTCCAGGAGCTCTTTAAGGCTCACTTCCGCGGGGAGGTTTTGCCGGAGGAGATCACAGAGGA GTCTCTGGAGGAGTCGGTGGGGAAGCCGCTCTACCTCATCTTCAG gAACCTGTGCCAGATGCAGGAGGATAACAGCggcttctccctgctgctggatCTCCTCTCGGAGCTCTACCAGAAGCAGCCCAAGATCGGATACCACCTCCTCTACTACCTAAAAGCCAG cAAAGCAGCGGCGGGGAAGATGAACCTGTATGAGTCCTTCGCTCAGGCCACGCAGCTGGGGGACCTGCACACGTGTCTGATGATGGACATGAAGGCCTGCCAGGAGGACGACGTGCGGCTGCTCTGCTACCTCACCCCGTCCATCTACACCGAG TTCCCGGATGAGACGCTGCGCAGCGGTGAGCTGCTCAATATGATCGTGGCTGTCATCGACTCAGCACAG ctgcaggagttggTTTGCCACGTGATGATGGGGAACCTCGTCATGTTCCGCAAGGATTCCGTGCTCAACATCCTCA TTCAGAGCCTGGACTGGGAGACCTTTGAGCAGTACTGCACGTGGCAGCTCTTCCTGGCGCACAGCATCCCATTGGAGGCCATcatccccatcctgcagcacctCAAGTACAAAG AGCACCCCGAGGCGCTGTcctgtttgctgctgcagctgcgcCGAGAGAA gcCCAGCGAGGAGATGGTGAAGATGGTGCTGAGCCGCCCGTGCCACCCCGACGATCAGTTCACCACCAGCATCCTGCGGCACTGGGGGCTGAAGCACGACGACCTGCTGGCCGAGCACATCAAGGCGCTGCTCATCAAGAACaacagcctgcccaggaagAGGCAGAG CCTGcgcagctccagcagcaaacTGGCCCAGCTCACCCTGGAGCAGATCCTGGAGCACCTGGACAGCCTGCGCCTCAACCTGGCCAACACCAAGCAGAACT TTTTCAGCCAGACGCCCATCCTGCAGGCCCTGCAGCACGTCCAGGCCAGCTGCGACGAGGCACATAAGATGAA gttcAGCGATCTCTTCTCCCTGGCTGAGGAATACGAGGACTCGTCCAGCAAACCCCCCAAGAGCCGCCGGAAGGCCGCCCTCGCCAGCCCCCGCAGCCGCAAGAGCGCTGCGCAGCCCCCCAACAACGAGGAGGAGTCGGCGTCCAGCAGCGCCTCG gaggaggaggacaccaaacccaaacccacaaAGCGGAAGCGGAAGGGCTCCTCCGCCGTGGGTTCGGACAGCGACTGA
- the INTS3 gene encoding integrator complex subunit 3 isoform X1 produces the protein MEMQKGKGGAAGGGGGKLLLSTLLDAKDELEERLERCVGIVTSLTNGLSEREANDALNAHICKGTPQHEEICLGLFTLVLTEPTQAQKCYRDLALVSRDGMNIVLNKINQILMEKYLKLQDTCRTQLMWLLRELVKSGVLGADGVCMTFMKQIAGGDVTAKNIWLAENVLEILTEQREWVLKSSLLIAMAVYTYLRLIVDHHGTAPLQALRQKEVDFCISLLRERFMDCFMIGRDLVRLLQNVARIPEFEQLWKDIIHNPQVLSTQFTGVLQLLQSRTSRKFLACRLTPDMETKLLFMTSRVRFGQQKRYQDWFQRLYLSTPDSQSLRCDLIRYICGVVHPSNEVLSSDILPRWAIIGWLLTTCTSNVAASNAKLALFYDWLFFNPEKDSIMNIEPAILVMHHSMKPHPAITATLLDFMCRIIPNFYPPLEAHVRQGVFNSLTHIVEKRVLAHLAPLFDNPKLDKELRAMLREKFPEFCSSPSPPIEVKIEEPVSMEMDNHMSDKDDSCYDNAEAAFSDDEEDLNSKGKKREFRFHPIKETIVEEPVDITPFLDQLDESLKDKVLQLQKGSDTEAQCEVMQEIVDQVLEEDFDSEQLSVLASCLQELFKAHFRGEVLPEEITEESLEESVGKPLYLIFRNLCQMQEDNSGFSLLLDLLSELYQKQPKIGYHLLYYLKASKAAAGKMNLYESFAQATQLGDLHTCLMMDMKACQEDDVRLLCYLTPSIYTEFPDETLRSGELLNMIVAVIDSAQLQELVCHVMMGNLVMFRKDSVLNILIQSLDWETFEQYCTWQLFLAHSIPLEAIIPILQHLKYKEHPEALSCLLLQLRREKPSEEMVKMVLSRPCHPDDQFTTSILRHWGLKHDDLLAEHIKALLIKNNSLPRKRQRTNGRSRSAPSLRSSSSKLAQLTLEQILEHLDSLRLNLANTKQNFFSQTPILQALQHVQASCDEAHKMKFSDLFSLAEEYEDSSSKPPKSRRKAALASPRSRKSAAQPPNNEEESASSSASEEEDTKPKPTKRKRKGSSAVGSDSD, from the exons ATGGAGAtgcagaaggggaaggggggagcggcaggaggaggaggaggcaagtTGCTGCTCTCCACCCTTCTGGATGCCAAGGATGAGTTGGAGGAG AGGCTGGAGAGGTGTGTGGGCATCGTGACTTCGCTGACCAACGGGCTGTCCGAGCGAGAGGCCAACGATGCCCTCAATGCACAC ATCTGTAAAGGAACCCCCCAACACGAGGAGATCTGCCTGGGCCTTTTCACGCTGGTGCTGACCGAACCCACTCAGGCGCAGAAG TGCTACCGGGACCTGGCCCTGGTGAGCCGAGATGGAATGAACATCGTCCTCAACAAGATCAACCAGATCCTCATGGAGAAGTACCTGAAGCTGCAGGACACGTGTCGCACCCAG CTGATGTGGCTGCTGCGGGAGTTGGTGAAGAGCGGCGTGCTCGGCGCCGACGGCGTCTGCATGACCTTCATGAAGCAGATTGCAG GGGGAGATGTGACGGCGAAGAACATCTGGCTGGCAGAGAACGTCCTGGAGATCCTGACAGAGCAGAG GGAATGGGTACTGAAGAGCAGCCTCCTGATAGCCATGGCTGTGTACACCTACCTGCGGCTCATCGTGGACCACCACGGCACCGCTCCGCTCCAGGCGCTGCGCCAGAAGGAGGTGGATTTCTGCATCTCCCTCCTCCGGGAACgg ttCATGGACTGCTTCATGATCGGCCGCGACCTCGTGCGGCTCCTGCAGAACGTGGCGAGGATCCCTGAGTTTGAGCAGCTCTGGAAGGACATCATCCACAACCCGCAGGTGCTCAGCACGCAGTTCACAG GtgttctgcagctcctccaaTCCAGGACCTCGCGCAAGTTCCTGGCGTGCCGCCTCACCCCCGACATGGAGACCAAACTGCTCTTCATGACCTCCCGg GTGCGGTTCGGGCAGCAGAAGCGGTACCAGGACTGGTTCCAGAGGCTGTACCTGTCCACCCCCGACAGCCAATCCCTGCGCTGCGACCTCATCCGTTACATCTGCGGCGTGGTGCACCCGTCCAACGAGGTGCTCAGCTCCGACATCCTGCCCCGCTGGGCCATCATCGGGTGGCTGCTCACCACCTGCACG tcCAACGTTGCTGCTTCAAATGCCAAACTGGCTCTGTTCTACGATTGGCTCTTCTTCAACCCCGAGAAGGACAGCATCATGAATATAG AGCCTGCCATCCTTGTGATGCATCACTCCATGAAGCCTCACCCCGCCATCACCGCCACGCTGCTGGATTTCATGTGCCGG ATCATTCCCAACTTCTACCCCCCTCTGGAAGCCCACGTTCGGCAGGGGGTCTTCAACTCCCTCACCCACATCGTGGAGAAGCGCGTCCTCGC CCACCTGGCCCCTCTCTTTGACAACCCCAAGCTGGACAAGGAGCTCCGAGCCATGCTGAGGGAGAAGTTCCCGGAGTTCTGCAGCTCCCCCTCGCCCCCCATTGAAG TCAAAATCGAGGAGCCCGTTTCCATGGAGATGGACAATCACATGTCAGACAAAGATGACAGTTGCTATGACAACGCCGAGGCCGCGTTCAGTGATGATGAAGAGGACCTGAACAGCAAAG GGAAGAAGAGGGAGTTCAGGTTTCATCCCATCAAAGAGACCATCGTGGAGGAACCCGTGGACATCACGCCGTTCCTGGACCAGTTGGATGAGTCTCTGAAGGATAaagttctgcagctgcagaaggggAG CGATACGGAAGCTCAGTGTGAGGTCATGCAGGAAATCGTGGATCAAGTCCTGGAG GAGGACTTTGACTCCGAGCAGCTGTCGGTGCTCGCCTCCTGCCTCCAGGAGCTCTTTAAGGCTCACTTCCGCGGGGAGGTTTTGCCGGAGGAGATCACAGAGGA GTCTCTGGAGGAGTCGGTGGGGAAGCCGCTCTACCTCATCTTCAG gAACCTGTGCCAGATGCAGGAGGATAACAGCggcttctccctgctgctggatCTCCTCTCGGAGCTCTACCAGAAGCAGCCCAAGATCGGATACCACCTCCTCTACTACCTAAAAGCCAG cAAAGCAGCGGCGGGGAAGATGAACCTGTATGAGTCCTTCGCTCAGGCCACGCAGCTGGGGGACCTGCACACGTGTCTGATGATGGACATGAAGGCCTGCCAGGAGGACGACGTGCGGCTGCTCTGCTACCTCACCCCGTCCATCTACACCGAG TTCCCGGATGAGACGCTGCGCAGCGGTGAGCTGCTCAATATGATCGTGGCTGTCATCGACTCAGCACAG ctgcaggagttggTTTGCCACGTGATGATGGGGAACCTCGTCATGTTCCGCAAGGATTCCGTGCTCAACATCCTCA TTCAGAGCCTGGACTGGGAGACCTTTGAGCAGTACTGCACGTGGCAGCTCTTCCTGGCGCACAGCATCCCATTGGAGGCCATcatccccatcctgcagcacctCAAGTACAAAG AGCACCCCGAGGCGCTGTcctgtttgctgctgcagctgcgcCGAGAGAA gcCCAGCGAGGAGATGGTGAAGATGGTGCTGAGCCGCCCGTGCCACCCCGACGATCAGTTCACCACCAGCATCCTGCGGCACTGGGGGCTGAAGCACGACGACCTGCTGGCCGAGCACATCAAGGCGCTGCTCATCAAGAACaacagcctgcccaggaagAGGCAGAG GACCAACGGGCGCTCGCGCTCTGCCCCCAGCCTGcgcagctccagcagcaaacTGGCCCAGCTCACCCTGGAGCAGATCCTGGAGCACCTGGACAGCCTGCGCCTCAACCTGGCCAACACCAAGCAGAACT TTTTCAGCCAGACGCCCATCCTGCAGGCCCTGCAGCACGTCCAGGCCAGCTGCGACGAGGCACATAAGATGAA gttcAGCGATCTCTTCTCCCTGGCTGAGGAATACGAGGACTCGTCCAGCAAACCCCCCAAGAGCCGCCGGAAGGCCGCCCTCGCCAGCCCCCGCAGCCGCAAGAGCGCTGCGCAGCCCCCCAACAACGAGGAGGAGTCGGCGTCCAGCAGCGCCTCG gaggaggaggacaccaaacccaaacccacaaAGCGGAAGCGGAAGGGCTCCTCCGCCGTGGGTTCGGACAGCGACTGA
- the INTS3 gene encoding integrator complex subunit 3 isoform X3: protein MAVYTYLRLIVDHHGTAPLQALRQKEVDFCISLLRERFMDCFMIGRDLVRLLQNVARIPEFEQLWKDIIHNPQVLSTQFTGVLQLLQSRTSRKFLACRLTPDMETKLLFMTSRVRFGQQKRYQDWFQRLYLSTPDSQSLRCDLIRYICGVVHPSNEVLSSDILPRWAIIGWLLTTCTSNVAASNAKLALFYDWLFFNPEKDSIMNIEPAILVMHHSMKPHPAITATLLDFMCRIIPNFYPPLEAHVRQGVFNSLTHIVEKRVLAHLAPLFDNPKLDKELRAMLREKFPEFCSSPSPPIEVKIEEPVSMEMDNHMSDKDDSCYDNAEAAFSDDEEDLNSKGKKREFRFHPIKETIVEEPVDITPFLDQLDESLKDKVLQLQKGSDTEAQCEVMQEIVDQVLEEDFDSEQLSVLASCLQELFKAHFRGEVLPEEITEESLEESVGKPLYLIFRNLCQMQEDNSGFSLLLDLLSELYQKQPKIGYHLLYYLKASKAAAGKMNLYESFAQATQLGDLHTCLMMDMKACQEDDVRLLCYLTPSIYTEFPDETLRSGELLNMIVAVIDSAQLQELVCHVMMGNLVMFRKDSVLNILIQSLDWETFEQYCTWQLFLAHSIPLEAIIPILQHLKYKEHPEALSCLLLQLRREKPSEEMVKMVLSRPCHPDDQFTTSILRHWGLKHDDLLAEHIKALLIKNNSLPRKRQRTNGRSRSAPSLRSSSSKLAQLTLEQILEHLDSLRLNLANTKQNFFSQTPILQALQHVQASCDEAHKMKFSDLFSLAEEYEDSSSKPPKSRRKAALASPRSRKSAAQPPNNEEESASSSASEEEDTKPKPTKRKRKGSSAVGSDSD, encoded by the exons ATGGCTGTGTACACCTACCTGCGGCTCATCGTGGACCACCACGGCACCGCTCCGCTCCAGGCGCTGCGCCAGAAGGAGGTGGATTTCTGCATCTCCCTCCTCCGGGAACgg ttCATGGACTGCTTCATGATCGGCCGCGACCTCGTGCGGCTCCTGCAGAACGTGGCGAGGATCCCTGAGTTTGAGCAGCTCTGGAAGGACATCATCCACAACCCGCAGGTGCTCAGCACGCAGTTCACAG GtgttctgcagctcctccaaTCCAGGACCTCGCGCAAGTTCCTGGCGTGCCGCCTCACCCCCGACATGGAGACCAAACTGCTCTTCATGACCTCCCGg GTGCGGTTCGGGCAGCAGAAGCGGTACCAGGACTGGTTCCAGAGGCTGTACCTGTCCACCCCCGACAGCCAATCCCTGCGCTGCGACCTCATCCGTTACATCTGCGGCGTGGTGCACCCGTCCAACGAGGTGCTCAGCTCCGACATCCTGCCCCGCTGGGCCATCATCGGGTGGCTGCTCACCACCTGCACG tcCAACGTTGCTGCTTCAAATGCCAAACTGGCTCTGTTCTACGATTGGCTCTTCTTCAACCCCGAGAAGGACAGCATCATGAATATAG AGCCTGCCATCCTTGTGATGCATCACTCCATGAAGCCTCACCCCGCCATCACCGCCACGCTGCTGGATTTCATGTGCCGG ATCATTCCCAACTTCTACCCCCCTCTGGAAGCCCACGTTCGGCAGGGGGTCTTCAACTCCCTCACCCACATCGTGGAGAAGCGCGTCCTCGC CCACCTGGCCCCTCTCTTTGACAACCCCAAGCTGGACAAGGAGCTCCGAGCCATGCTGAGGGAGAAGTTCCCGGAGTTCTGCAGCTCCCCCTCGCCCCCCATTGAAG TCAAAATCGAGGAGCCCGTTTCCATGGAGATGGACAATCACATGTCAGACAAAGATGACAGTTGCTATGACAACGCCGAGGCCGCGTTCAGTGATGATGAAGAGGACCTGAACAGCAAAG GGAAGAAGAGGGAGTTCAGGTTTCATCCCATCAAAGAGACCATCGTGGAGGAACCCGTGGACATCACGCCGTTCCTGGACCAGTTGGATGAGTCTCTGAAGGATAaagttctgcagctgcagaaggggAG CGATACGGAAGCTCAGTGTGAGGTCATGCAGGAAATCGTGGATCAAGTCCTGGAG GAGGACTTTGACTCCGAGCAGCTGTCGGTGCTCGCCTCCTGCCTCCAGGAGCTCTTTAAGGCTCACTTCCGCGGGGAGGTTTTGCCGGAGGAGATCACAGAGGA GTCTCTGGAGGAGTCGGTGGGGAAGCCGCTCTACCTCATCTTCAG gAACCTGTGCCAGATGCAGGAGGATAACAGCggcttctccctgctgctggatCTCCTCTCGGAGCTCTACCAGAAGCAGCCCAAGATCGGATACCACCTCCTCTACTACCTAAAAGCCAG cAAAGCAGCGGCGGGGAAGATGAACCTGTATGAGTCCTTCGCTCAGGCCACGCAGCTGGGGGACCTGCACACGTGTCTGATGATGGACATGAAGGCCTGCCAGGAGGACGACGTGCGGCTGCTCTGCTACCTCACCCCGTCCATCTACACCGAG TTCCCGGATGAGACGCTGCGCAGCGGTGAGCTGCTCAATATGATCGTGGCTGTCATCGACTCAGCACAG ctgcaggagttggTTTGCCACGTGATGATGGGGAACCTCGTCATGTTCCGCAAGGATTCCGTGCTCAACATCCTCA TTCAGAGCCTGGACTGGGAGACCTTTGAGCAGTACTGCACGTGGCAGCTCTTCCTGGCGCACAGCATCCCATTGGAGGCCATcatccccatcctgcagcacctCAAGTACAAAG AGCACCCCGAGGCGCTGTcctgtttgctgctgcagctgcgcCGAGAGAA gcCCAGCGAGGAGATGGTGAAGATGGTGCTGAGCCGCCCGTGCCACCCCGACGATCAGTTCACCACCAGCATCCTGCGGCACTGGGGGCTGAAGCACGACGACCTGCTGGCCGAGCACATCAAGGCGCTGCTCATCAAGAACaacagcctgcccaggaagAGGCAGAG GACCAACGGGCGCTCGCGCTCTGCCCCCAGCCTGcgcagctccagcagcaaacTGGCCCAGCTCACCCTGGAGCAGATCCTGGAGCACCTGGACAGCCTGCGCCTCAACCTGGCCAACACCAAGCAGAACT TTTTCAGCCAGACGCCCATCCTGCAGGCCCTGCAGCACGTCCAGGCCAGCTGCGACGAGGCACATAAGATGAA gttcAGCGATCTCTTCTCCCTGGCTGAGGAATACGAGGACTCGTCCAGCAAACCCCCCAAGAGCCGCCGGAAGGCCGCCCTCGCCAGCCCCCGCAGCCGCAAGAGCGCTGCGCAGCCCCCCAACAACGAGGAGGAGTCGGCGTCCAGCAGCGCCTCG gaggaggaggacaccaaacccaaacccacaaAGCGGAAGCGGAAGGGCTCCTCCGCCGTGGGTTCGGACAGCGACTGA